The proteins below are encoded in one region of Streptomyces roseirectus:
- the uvrB gene encoding excinuclease ABC subunit UvrB: MRPVSSIERTVAPFEVVSPYQPSGDQPAAIAELARRVEAGEKDVVLLGATGTGKSATTAWMIEKLQRPTLVMAPNKTLAAQLANEFRELLPNNAVEYFVSYYDYYQPEAYVPQSDTYIEKDSSINEEVERLRHSATNSLLTRRDVVVVASVSCIYGLGTPQEYVDRMVPLKVGEEIDRDELLRRFVDIQYTRNDLAFTRGTFRVRGDTIEIFPVYEELAVRIEMFGDEIEALSTLHPLTGEIISDDQQLYVFPASHYVAGPERLERAANDIEKELGERLAELEKQGKLLEAQRLRMRTTYDLEMLRQIGSCSGVENYSMHFDGREPGSPPNTLLDYFPDDFLLVIDESHNTVPQIGAMYEGDASRKRTLVDHGFRLPSALDNRPLKWEEFQERIGQTVYLSATPGKYELSRADGVVEQIIRPTGLIDPEVVVKPTEGQIDDLVHEIRTRVEKDERVLVTTLTKKMAEDLTDYFLELGIQVRYLHSDVDTLRRIELLRELRSGEFDVLVGINLLREGLDLPEVSLVAILDADKEGFLRSGTSLIQTIGRAARNVSGQVHMYADKITPAMERAIDETNRRRERQVAYNTANGIDPQPLRKKINDIVAQIAREEVDTEQLLGSGYRAKKDGRGTKAPVPSLGDKTLKGAKATKAKGKAGKAAADVPTDTPAADLAEQIEAMTERMRAAAADLQFEVAARIRDEVSEMKKELRQMKEAGLA, from the coding sequence CGCCCCACGCTGGTGATGGCGCCCAACAAGACCCTGGCCGCCCAGTTGGCGAACGAGTTCCGCGAGCTGCTGCCGAACAACGCGGTCGAATACTTCGTCTCGTACTACGACTACTACCAGCCCGAGGCGTACGTCCCGCAGTCGGACACCTACATCGAGAAGGACTCCTCGATCAACGAGGAGGTGGAGCGCCTGCGCCACTCCGCGACGAACTCGCTGCTCACGCGCAGGGACGTCGTCGTGGTCGCCTCCGTCTCCTGCATCTACGGCCTCGGCACCCCCCAGGAGTACGTGGACCGCATGGTCCCCCTGAAGGTCGGCGAGGAGATCGACCGCGACGAACTGCTGCGCCGCTTCGTCGACATCCAGTACACGCGCAACGACCTCGCGTTCACGCGCGGCACGTTCCGGGTACGCGGCGACACCATCGAGATCTTCCCGGTCTACGAGGAACTGGCCGTCCGCATCGAGATGTTCGGCGACGAGATCGAGGCCCTGTCCACGCTGCACCCGCTCACCGGCGAGATCATCAGCGACGACCAGCAGCTCTACGTCTTCCCGGCCTCCCACTACGTCGCGGGCCCCGAGCGCCTGGAGCGCGCCGCCAACGACATCGAGAAGGAACTCGGCGAGCGCCTGGCCGAACTGGAGAAGCAGGGCAAGCTCCTGGAGGCCCAGCGCCTGCGCATGCGTACGACGTACGACCTGGAGATGCTGCGCCAGATCGGCTCCTGCTCCGGCGTCGAGAACTACTCGATGCACTTCGACGGCCGCGAGCCCGGCTCCCCGCCCAACACCCTCCTGGACTACTTCCCGGACGACTTCCTGCTCGTCATCGACGAGTCGCACAACACGGTCCCGCAGATCGGCGCGATGTACGAGGGCGACGCCTCCCGCAAGCGCACCCTCGTCGACCACGGCTTCCGCCTCCCCTCGGCGCTCGACAACCGCCCCCTGAAGTGGGAGGAGTTCCAGGAGCGCATCGGGCAGACGGTCTACCTGTCGGCCACCCCCGGCAAGTACGAGCTCTCGCGCGCGGACGGCGTCGTCGAGCAGATCATCCGCCCCACCGGCCTCATCGACCCGGAGGTCGTCGTCAAGCCCACCGAGGGCCAGATCGACGACCTGGTGCACGAGATCCGCACCAGGGTCGAGAAGGACGAACGCGTCCTGGTCACCACCCTCACCAAGAAGATGGCCGAGGACCTCACGGACTACTTCCTGGAACTCGGCATCCAGGTCCGCTACCTGCACAGCGACGTCGACACCCTGCGCCGGATCGAGCTGCTGCGCGAACTGCGCTCCGGCGAGTTCGACGTCCTGGTCGGCATCAACCTCCTGCGCGAGGGCCTCGACCTGCCCGAGGTCTCCCTGGTGGCCATCCTGGACGCCGACAAGGAGGGCTTCCTGCGCTCCGGGACGTCCCTGATCCAGACCATCGGCCGCGCCGCGCGCAACGTCTCCGGCCAGGTCCACATGTACGCCGACAAGATCACCCCGGCGATGGAACGCGCCATCGACGAGACCAACCGGCGCCGCGAGCGCCAGGTCGCCTACAACACGGCCAACGGCATCGACCCGCAGCCGCTGCGCAAGAAGATCAACGACATCGTCGCCCAGATCGCCCGCGAGGAGGTCGACACCGAACAGCTCCTCGGCAGCGGCTACCGTGCGAAGAAGGACGGCCGCGGCACCAAGGCCCCAGTGCCCTCCCTCGGCGACAAGACGCTCAAGGGCGCCAAGGCGACCAAGGCCAAGGGGAAGGCCGGCAAGGCCGCAGCGGACGTCCCCACGGACACGCCCGCCGCCGACCTCGCCGAGCAGATCGAGGCGATGACCGAGCGGATGCGCGCCGCCGCGGCCGACCTCCAGTTCGAGGTCGCCGCCCGCATCCGCGACGAGGTCTCCGAGATGAAGAAGGAACTGCGCCAGATGAAGGAGGCGGGCCTGGCCTGA
- a CDS encoding TerD family protein — protein sequence MTVNMTKGQAISLQKNDGGSLSAVRMGLGWQAAPRRGLFGSRTREIDLDASAVLFADKQPVDVVFFRHLVSDDGSVRHTGDNLVGGVGQGGDDEAILVDLSRVPVHIDQIVFTVNSFTGQTFQEVQNAFCRLVDESNGQELARYTLAGGGNYTAQIMAKVHRVGQGWSMTAIGTPANGRTFQDLMPAIQPVL from the coding sequence GTGACCGTCAACATGACCAAGGGTCAGGCCATCAGTCTTCAGAAGAACGACGGAGGCAGCCTGAGCGCGGTGCGGATGGGTCTCGGCTGGCAGGCGGCCCCCCGGCGCGGCCTGTTCGGTTCCCGTACCCGAGAGATCGACCTCGACGCCTCCGCCGTCCTGTTCGCGGACAAGCAGCCCGTCGACGTCGTCTTCTTCCGCCACCTGGTGAGCGACGACGGCTCCGTGCGCCACACCGGCGACAACCTGGTCGGCGGCGTCGGCCAGGGCGGGGACGACGAGGCGATCCTCGTCGACCTCTCGCGCGTGCCGGTCCACATCGACCAGATCGTCTTCACCGTCAACTCGTTCACGGGCCAGACGTTCCAGGAGGTGCAGAACGCGTTCTGCCGCCTGGTCGACGAGAGCAACGGCCAGGAACTGGCGCGCTACACCCTCGCGGGCGGCGGCAACTACACGGCGCAGATCATGGCGAAGGTGCACCGCGTGGGCCAGGGCTGGTCGATGACGGCCATCGGCACCCCGGCCAACGGGCGCACCTTCCAGGACCTGATGCCCGCGATCCAGCCGGTCCTCTGA
- a CDS encoding TerD family protein: protein MTAELTRGQNHPLSQVRLVIRISAATPVVAGITLGDDQGHVPGPEWVAHPGAPALPGVEAPRQAAPEHRVAVDLDAVPERAHRVHVLLALPAGAGRFGGSAAPFVAVAGADGTDLASFTLTGLDAESAVVALELYRRQGAWKVRAVGQGYAGGLAELLADQGLPQARQIAATVHEAAARTLAPPVPAPTSPYDAQPPGAAPTGQRPSDPYPPAGAPGPYAGQAPVYDGQGGPVDYTHPRRRTTPPPPPPTAPPAAPGQPARPVAGDATGWSMEERLYNQVWGMFEDLARTTAAYRSAVDFADTRMERELDQALADPRTRISGQADRAREAARAKHTQLVDQAREALDRDLAQLAAESDVVEPALPAAYAGWDNPVWHAYRVPEEPPMAVRLGDVRLPESDRLRIPMLVRLPLERGLWIDSGAGGLSEGTFADAHELRRLAMDTAVAHAARLLAVHPAGAFTVHVVDAAGAAAGSLAPLVAAGVLAGPPAVGAAGVADVLGRLTQRVDLVQMAVRGGAPDALPPGFDPAHQLLVVNDFPHGFDDRAVTQLRYLADEGPSVGVHLLMVADREDATAYGPLLDPLWRSLLRLTPVADDHLADPWVGHAWTYEPALVPPGSGVLQQVLERVAEARTKSE from the coding sequence ATGACGGCCGAGCTGACGCGGGGGCAGAACCACCCGCTCTCCCAGGTCCGCCTGGTGATCAGGATCTCGGCCGCGACGCCGGTCGTGGCCGGGATCACGCTGGGCGACGACCAGGGGCACGTACCCGGCCCCGAGTGGGTCGCCCACCCCGGCGCCCCCGCCCTGCCCGGCGTCGAGGCCCCCCGCCAGGCCGCCCCCGAGCACCGCGTCGCCGTCGACCTGGACGCCGTCCCGGAGCGCGCGCACCGCGTGCACGTCCTGCTCGCCCTGCCGGCCGGTGCCGGGCGCTTCGGCGGCTCGGCGGCCCCCTTCGTCGCGGTCGCGGGCGCCGACGGCACCGATCTCGCGTCGTTCACCCTCACCGGCCTCGACGCCGAGTCCGCCGTCGTCGCCCTGGAGCTGTACCGCCGTCAGGGCGCCTGGAAGGTCCGCGCGGTCGGCCAGGGCTACGCGGGCGGCCTCGCCGAACTCCTCGCCGACCAGGGCCTGCCCCAGGCCCGGCAGATCGCGGCGACCGTCCACGAGGCCGCCGCCCGCACCCTCGCCCCACCGGTCCCGGCCCCGACCAGCCCGTACGACGCCCAGCCCCCCGGCGCGGCCCCCACGGGACAGCGCCCGTCGGACCCGTACCCGCCCGCGGGCGCGCCGGGCCCGTACGCGGGCCAGGCGCCCGTGTACGACGGCCAGGGCGGCCCCGTCGACTACACCCACCCCCGCCGCCGGACGACCCCTCCGCCGCCCCCTCCGACCGCGCCCCCGGCCGCGCCGGGGCAGCCCGCGCGGCCCGTCGCCGGGGACGCGACCGGGTGGTCGATGGAGGAACGGCTCTACAACCAGGTGTGGGGCATGTTCGAGGACCTGGCGCGGACGACGGCCGCGTACCGGAGCGCCGTGGACTTCGCGGACACGCGCATGGAGCGCGAACTCGACCAGGCGCTCGCGGACCCGCGCACGAGGATCAGCGGACAGGCCGACCGCGCGCGGGAGGCGGCGCGCGCGAAGCACACGCAGTTGGTCGACCAGGCGCGCGAAGCGCTCGACCGGGACCTGGCACAGCTCGCCGCCGAGTCCGACGTCGTGGAACCCGCGCTCCCGGCGGCGTACGCGGGCTGGGACAACCCGGTCTGGCACGCCTACCGGGTGCCCGAGGAACCGCCGATGGCCGTGCGCCTGGGCGATGTACGGCTGCCGGAGAGCGACCGGCTGCGCATCCCGATGCTGGTCAGGCTGCCGCTGGAGCGTGGCCTGTGGATCGACAGCGGGGCGGGCGGCCTGTCGGAGGGCACCTTCGCCGACGCGCACGAACTGCGCCGTCTCGCCATGGACACGGCCGTCGCGCACGCGGCCCGGCTGCTCGCGGTCCACCCGGCGGGCGCGTTCACGGTGCACGTCGTCGACGCCGCGGGCGCGGCGGCCGGGTCGCTGGCCCCGCTGGTGGCGGCGGGCGTGCTCGCCGGTCCGCCGGCCGTCGGCGCGGCCGGGGTTGCGGACGTCCTGGGGCGGCTCACGCAGCGCGTCGACCTCGTCCAGATGGCCGTGCGCGGGGGCGCGCCGGACGCGCTGCCGCCCGGCTTCGACCCCGCGCACCAGCTGCTCGTCGTCAACGACTTCCCGCACGGCTTCGACGACCGCGCGGTGACCCAGCTGCGCTACCTCGCCGACGAGGGCCCGAGCGTCGGCGTGCACCTGCTGATGGTCGCCGACCGGGAGGACGCGACCGCGTACGGCCCGCTCCTCGACCCGCTGTGGCGCTCCCTGCTGCGGCTGACGCCGGTCGCGGACGACCACCTCGCCGACCCGTGGGTGGGGCACGCGTGGACGTACGAACCGGCGCTCGTGCCGCCGGGCAGTGGGGTGCTCCAGCAGGTGCTTGAGCGGGTCGCGGAGGCTCGCACCAAGTCCGAGTAA
- a CDS encoding TerC family protein produces the protein MDVSVTLWVLTIVGLSALIAVDFFIGRKPHDVSIKEAGIWTAVWIALAGLFGLGLAIFGGGEPAGEFFAGFITEKSLSVDNLFVFILIMAKFSVPTQYQQRVLLIGVLIALVLRAIFIAAGAAIIASFSWVFYIFGAFLIWTAWKLIQDARADEEDEDWEENKLLKAVEKRFGVADRYHGTKLWIQENGKRVMTPMLVVILAIGTTDVLFALDSIPAIFGLTQDPYIVFTANAFALMGLRQLYFLLGGLLRKLVHLSYGLSVILGFIGVKLVLHALHESGVHVPEISIPVSLGVICSVLVVTTVTSLRASKKKAEAEAAEKDSVTS, from the coding sequence GTGGATGTTTCCGTGACCCTGTGGGTCCTGACGATCGTGGGCCTGAGCGCCCTCATCGCGGTCGACTTCTTCATCGGCCGCAAACCGCACGACGTGTCCATCAAGGAAGCGGGCATCTGGACCGCCGTCTGGATCGCCCTGGCCGGGCTCTTCGGCCTCGGCCTGGCGATATTCGGCGGCGGCGAACCCGCCGGTGAGTTCTTCGCCGGGTTCATCACCGAGAAGTCGCTCAGTGTCGACAACCTCTTCGTCTTCATCCTGATCATGGCGAAGTTCTCGGTCCCGACGCAGTACCAGCAGCGGGTCCTGCTCATCGGCGTCCTCATCGCCCTGGTCCTGCGCGCGATCTTCATCGCCGCCGGAGCGGCCATCATCGCCAGCTTCTCCTGGGTCTTCTACATCTTCGGCGCCTTCCTCATCTGGACGGCCTGGAAGCTCATCCAGGACGCGCGCGCCGACGAGGAGGACGAGGACTGGGAGGAGAACAAGCTCCTCAAGGCCGTCGAGAAGCGCTTCGGCGTCGCCGACCGCTACCACGGCACCAAGCTGTGGATCCAGGAGAACGGCAAGCGGGTCATGACCCCGATGCTGGTCGTCATCCTCGCGATCGGCACGACGGACGTCCTGTTCGCGCTCGACTCGATCCCCGCGATCTTCGGGCTCACCCAGGACCCGTACATCGTCTTCACGGCCAACGCGTTCGCCCTCATGGGCCTGCGCCAGCTGTACTTCCTCCTCGGCGGCCTGCTGCGCAAGCTGGTCCACCTCAGCTACGGCCTCTCCGTCATCCTCGGCTTCATCGGCGTCAAGCTGGTCCTGCACGCGCTGCACGAGTCGGGGGTCCACGTCCCGGAGATCAGCATCCCGGTCTCCCTCGGCGTCATCTGTTCCGTCCTGGTCGTCACGACGGTCACGAGCCTGCGCGCCTCCAAGAAGAAGGCGGAGGCCGAAGCGGCCGAGAAGGACAGCGTCACCAGCTGA
- a CDS encoding calcium:proton antiporter, protein MITGLRALTARWTTVVPVLAVVLLVFTWGRDLPGAVVALVTLVLAGAVLAAVHHAEVIAHRVGEPFGSLVLAVAVTIIEVALIVTLMADGGDKSSTLARDTVFAAVMITCNGILGLCLLVASLRHGTAVFNPEGTGAALATVATLATLSLVLPTFTTSKPGPEFSTVQLTFAALSSLVLYGLFVATQTVRHRDYFLPVTHEGAVLDADDHADLPSVRTAYVSLGLLGLALIGVVGLAKGVSPTIESGVESAGLHHAVVGVVIALLVLLPETIAALRAARRDRVQTSLNLALGSAMASIGLTIPAVALASVWLSGPLVLGLGSTHMVLLALTVVVGSLTVVPGRATPLQGGVHLVLFAAYLELAVNP, encoded by the coding sequence ATGATCACTGGGCTTCGGGCACTCACCGCCCGGTGGACGACGGTCGTGCCGGTCCTCGCGGTCGTCCTCCTGGTGTTCACCTGGGGCCGTGACCTCCCCGGCGCGGTCGTCGCCCTGGTCACCCTCGTCCTCGCCGGAGCCGTCCTCGCGGCCGTCCACCACGCCGAGGTCATCGCCCACCGCGTCGGCGAACCCTTCGGCTCCCTGGTCCTCGCCGTCGCCGTCACGATCATCGAGGTCGCCCTCATCGTCACGCTCATGGCGGACGGCGGCGACAAGAGCTCCACGCTCGCCAGGGACACCGTCTTCGCCGCCGTGATGATCACCTGCAACGGCATCCTCGGCCTGTGCCTGCTCGTCGCCTCGCTGCGGCACGGCACGGCCGTCTTCAACCCCGAGGGCACCGGCGCCGCCCTCGCGACCGTCGCGACGCTGGCCACGCTCAGCCTCGTCCTGCCGACGTTCACGACCAGCAAGCCCGGACCCGAGTTCTCCACGGTCCAGCTCACCTTCGCCGCGCTGTCGTCCCTCGTGCTGTACGGGTTGTTCGTGGCGACCCAGACCGTGCGGCACCGCGACTACTTCCTGCCGGTCACCCACGAGGGCGCGGTCCTCGACGCCGACGACCACGCCGATCTGCCGAGCGTCCGGACGGCGTACGTCAGCCTCGGGCTGCTCGGACTCGCGCTGATCGGAGTGGTGGGCCTCGCGAAAGGGGTCTCGCCGACGATCGAGTCCGGCGTCGAGTCGGCCGGGCTGCACCATGCCGTTGTCGGCGTCGTGATCGCCCTGCTGGTCCTGCTGCCCGAGACCATCGCCGCGCTGCGCGCCGCCCGCCGCGACCGCGTCCAGACCAGCCTCAACCTCGCGCTCGGCTCCGCCATGGCCAGCATCGGACTGACCATCCCCGCCGTCGCCCTCGCCTCCGTCTGGCTCTCCGGCCCCCTCGTCCTGGGCCTCGGCTCGACCCACATGGTGCTCCTCGCACTGACGGTCGTCGTGGGGTCGCTGACGGTCGTACCGGGGCGGGCCACGCCGTTGCAAGGGGGCGTGCATCTGGTGTTGTTCGCGGCGTATTTGGAACTGGCGGTCAATCCGTAG
- a CDS encoding MFS transporter has translation MQPVRAVTPPSMPRLAAASLAGTAIEFYDFFAYGTAAALVLGPLFFPTFSPLAGALAAFGTFGVGFVARPLGSVLFGHVGDRYGRRPVLVASLLLTGASTVAVGCVPSYAAIGVAAPVLLLVLRFLQGLGLGGEWGGAVLLTAEHAPAGRRALWASFPQVGPAVGFVLANGVMLGLSAGLSEAQFASWGWRVPFWAAGVLAVAGLWLRSSLTESPRFLEIDDHARVPLVEVFVHHRRLVLLTAGALAAGYAVFYAVTTWSLAYATERLGVSRTVMLVCVMAAVVVKGALVPLAAHLGDRFGRRPLCLAGCALTALWMFPTVALLATGEPLLMFLGILGALLAFAATYAVIGAYLPELYEPRVRCTGAAVGYNLGGVLGGALTPLAATALAEDSGRVPWGVGAYLTAVALLSLTCFALLPETRPVPTARPVTADG, from the coding sequence ATGCAGCCTGTACGCGCGGTGACACCACCGTCCATGCCCCGGCTCGCCGCCGCCTCGCTCGCCGGGACGGCCATCGAGTTCTACGACTTCTTCGCCTACGGGACGGCGGCGGCGCTGGTCCTCGGCCCGCTGTTCTTTCCGACGTTCTCCCCCCTCGCGGGCGCGCTGGCGGCCTTCGGGACGTTCGGGGTCGGGTTCGTCGCGCGCCCGCTGGGGTCGGTGCTGTTCGGGCACGTCGGCGACCGTTACGGACGGCGTCCCGTGCTGGTCGCGTCGCTGCTCCTGACGGGCGCCTCGACCGTCGCGGTCGGCTGCGTCCCGTCGTACGCGGCCATCGGGGTGGCCGCGCCGGTGCTGCTGCTCGTGCTGCGGTTCCTCCAGGGGCTCGGGCTCGGCGGGGAGTGGGGCGGGGCGGTGCTGCTGACGGCGGAGCACGCGCCGGCCGGGCGGCGCGCCCTGTGGGCGAGCTTCCCCCAGGTGGGGCCCGCCGTGGGGTTCGTGCTGGCCAACGGGGTGATGCTCGGGCTGTCCGCCGGGCTCTCCGAGGCGCAGTTCGCGTCCTGGGGGTGGCGGGTGCCGTTCTGGGCCGCCGGGGTCCTCGCGGTCGCGGGCCTGTGGCTGCGGTCGTCCCTCACGGAGAGCCCCCGGTTCCTCGAGATCGACGACCACGCGCGCGTGCCGCTCGTCGAGGTGTTCGTCCACCACCGGCGGCTCGTCCTGCTGACGGCCGGCGCGCTGGCCGCCGGGTACGCGGTCTTCTACGCGGTGACGACCTGGTCCCTCGCCTACGCGACGGAACGGCTCGGGGTGAGCCGCACGGTCATGCTGGTCTGCGTCATGGCCGCCGTCGTCGTGAAAGGCGCACTCGTGCCGCTCGCGGCGCACCTGGGCGACCGGTTCGGGCGTCGGCCCCTGTGCCTGGCCGGGTGCGCGTTGACGGCTCTGTGGATGTTCCCGACGGTCGCGCTCCTGGCGACCGGTGAGCCGCTGCTGATGTTCCTCGGCATCCTGGGCGCGCTCCTCGCCTTCGCGGCGACCTACGCCGTGATCGGCGCGTACCTCCCGGAACTCTACGAACCCCGCGTCCGTTGTACGGGTGCCGCCGTCGGCTACAACCTCGGCGGAGTCCTCGGCGGCGCCCTCACCCCCCTCGCCGCGACCGCCCTGGCCGAGGACTCCGGCCGAGTCCCCTGGGGCGTCGGCGCGTACCTGACAGCCGTGGCCCTCCTCAGCCTCACCTGCTTCGCCCTCCTACCGGAAACCCGCCCGGTCCCGACCGCCCGACCGGTCACGGCGGACGGGTAG
- a CDS encoding S66 family peptidase, with amino-acid sequence MAAPVYPPKPSPGDRVAVVSPASGLPGLFPRPFDLGLARLREEFGLEPVEYPSTRTMNATPRQRADDLHAAFADPDVKAVFASIGGDDQITVLPFLDRELIRAHAKPFFGYSDNTNLLAYLYNTGIVGYHGGSVMVQLGRPVAMDARTVDSLRAALFTPGPYELRPVDRWSDVESDWADPRTFTRAPETRPGTGWSWLNADRVVEGRSWGGCLEILAWLLMADREIAADPSVYDGGVLFLETSEGLPSATEVFQVLRCMGERGLLRRFPALLMGRAKTWSFERPNGPQASAQYAADQRAAVESALKTYAPDTMAVFDVDLGHTNPQLVVPYGGLVRVDGPARRIVVTY; translated from the coding sequence ATGGCAGCTCCCGTGTACCCGCCCAAGCCCTCCCCCGGCGACCGCGTCGCCGTCGTCTCTCCGGCCTCGGGGCTGCCCGGCCTGTTCCCGCGCCCCTTCGACCTCGGCCTCGCGCGCCTGCGCGAGGAGTTCGGCCTCGAACCGGTCGAGTACCCGTCGACCCGCACGATGAACGCCACCCCGCGGCAGCGCGCCGACGACCTGCACGCCGCCTTCGCCGACCCGGACGTCAAGGCGGTGTTCGCGTCCATCGGGGGCGACGACCAGATCACCGTCCTGCCCTTCCTGGACCGCGAGTTGATCCGCGCGCACGCGAAGCCGTTCTTCGGGTACAGCGACAACACCAACCTGCTGGCCTACCTCTACAACACCGGGATCGTCGGCTACCACGGCGGGAGCGTCATGGTGCAGCTCGGCCGCCCGGTCGCCATGGACGCGCGGACCGTGGACTCCCTGCGCGCGGCCCTGTTCACCCCGGGCCCCTACGAGCTGCGCCCCGTGGACCGCTGGAGCGACGTCGAGAGCGACTGGGCCGACCCGCGGACCTTCACGCGTGCGCCGGAGACCCGTCCCGGCACCGGCTGGAGCTGGCTGAACGCCGACCGTGTGGTGGAGGGCCGCAGCTGGGGCGGCTGCCTGGAGATCCTGGCCTGGCTCCTGATGGCCGACCGCGAGATCGCCGCCGACCCCTCGGTGTACGACGGCGGCGTGCTGTTCCTGGAGACCTCCGAGGGCCTGCCCAGCGCCACGGAGGTCTTCCAGGTCCTGCGCTGCATGGGCGAGCGCGGCCTCCTGAGGCGCTTTCCGGCGCTTTTGATGGGCCGGGCCAAGACCTGGTCCTTCGAGCGTCCCAACGGCCCTCAGGCGAGCGCACAGTACGCCGCCGACCAGCGCGCCGCCGTCGAGAGCGCGCTGAAGACGTACGCGCCGGACACGATGGCCGTCTTCGACGTCGACCTCGGGCACACCAACCCCCAGCTCGTCGTCCCGTACGGCGGTCTCGTGCGCGTCGACGGGCCCGCGCGGCGCATCGTCGTGACGTACTGA
- the aroQ gene encoding type II 3-dehydroquinate dehydratase, with the protein MPRTLANAPIMILNGPNLNLLGQRQPEIYGADTLADVEAMCVKAAGAHGGTVDFRQSNHEGELVDWIHEARLGHCGIVINPGAYSHTSVAILDALNTCDGLPVIEVHISNIHKREAFRHHSYVSLRADGVIAGCGVQGYVFGVERVAALVGEGTARA; encoded by the coding sequence GTGCCCCGCACCCTGGCCAACGCCCCGATCATGATCCTCAACGGCCCCAACCTGAACCTCCTCGGTCAGCGCCAGCCGGAGATCTACGGGGCCGACACGCTCGCGGACGTCGAGGCGATGTGCGTCAAGGCGGCGGGCGCGCACGGCGGCACGGTCGACTTCCGCCAGTCCAACCACGAGGGCGAACTGGTCGACTGGATCCACGAGGCACGGCTCGGCCACTGCGGCATCGTCATCAACCCGGGCGCCTACTCGCACACGTCCGTCGCGATCCTGGACGCGCTCAACACCTGCGACGGGCTGCCGGTGATCGAGGTCCACATCTCCAACATCCACAAGCGGGAGGCGTTCCGGCACCACTCGTACGTGTCCCTGCGCGCGGACGGGGTGATCGCCGGATGCGGGGTGCAGGGGTACGTGTTCGGGGTGGAGCGGGTGGCGGCGCTGGTGGGGGAGGGGACAGCGCGCGCGTGA
- a CDS encoding amino acid ABC transporter ATP-binding protein produces the protein MTGAPVLRMESVRKTFGGSVVLRDVDLEVAPHTVTALIGASGSGKSTLLRCANLLEDIDDGAIWLDGEEITDPRADQDAVRRRIGVVFQSYNLFPHMTVLENITLAPRRVHGVPREEAEKRARELLERLGLDGKASAYPDRLSGGQQQRVAIVRALAVRPRLLLLDEITAALDPELVGEVLNVVRDLKDDGMTMVLATHEMGFAREVADQVCFLDGGVVLERGSAEQVFGDPQEERTRRFLRRIVEAGRL, from the coding sequence ATGACCGGCGCGCCCGTGCTGCGGATGGAGTCGGTCCGCAAGACGTTCGGCGGCTCCGTCGTCCTCAGGGACGTCGATCTGGAGGTCGCCCCGCACACCGTGACCGCGCTGATCGGCGCGTCCGGGTCGGGCAAGTCGACGCTGCTGCGGTGCGCGAACCTGCTGGAGGACATCGACGACGGCGCGATCTGGCTGGACGGCGAGGAGATCACCGACCCACGGGCCGACCAGGACGCGGTGCGGCGCCGGATCGGCGTGGTCTTCCAGTCGTACAACCTGTTCCCGCACATGACGGTGCTGGAGAACATCACGCTCGCCCCGCGCCGCGTCCACGGCGTGCCCCGCGAGGAGGCCGAGAAGCGGGCCAGGGAGCTGCTGGAGCGCCTGGGGCTGGACGGGAAGGCATCCGCCTACCCCGACCGGCTCAGCGGCGGCCAGCAGCAGCGTGTGGCGATCGTGCGGGCCCTCGCGGTGCGGCCCCGGCTGCTGCTCCTCGACGAGATCACCGCCGCCCTCGACCCGGAGCTGGTCGGCGAGGTCCTGAACGTCGTCCGCGACCTGAAGGACGACGGGATGACGATGGTGCTGGCCACCCACGAGATGGGCTTCGCGCGCGAGGTCGCCGACCAGGTCTGCTTCCTGGACGGCGGCGTCGTCCTGGAGCGCGGCAGCGCCGAGCAGGTCTTCGGCGACCCGCAGGAGGAGCGCACGCGGCGCTTCCTGCGCCGGATCGTGGAGGCCGGGCGCCTCTAG